The following proteins come from a genomic window of Helicobacter canadensis MIT 98-5491:
- a CDS encoding diguanylate cyclase domain-containing protein: MQMIQKIAKEALKQLLQEGRDPTPEAYADYFHQQAKKMGLQSYGEHISLKNMLEKIDAEVKENLANKAFKNKDELIIHLIAALNHIYFYKKNFTLYVEIIKILLRILATYPEKSIASLAKSQLLEFDKSNPKIMQIWKEKWNELLKKGPEFQKSKSTLEIISDFEIDNLAFQEWQGEVKEFLKFPKNLKEEDFLRKLEKILKQELGFQKKMQQEETEIIPKERMRYQEASSLPIDSMTTLVSKEGMQKVLDFAEEAFCKQGKNYALVAFGVVGYNKIVADFGNEAGKKILSILGRLLKEYSGPSDWISYYGEEEFLACLLDRQKSEAIEFIKNLDSVVEKSIFVYQQMHFKIKLSAQVLHRANQVSLEDMLKNILIDFQEAKDTQGVISNE; this comes from the coding sequence ATGCAGATGATTCAAAAGATTGCTAAAGAAGCTTTAAAACAATTATTGCAAGAAGGTCGTGATCCTACTCCAGAGGCTTATGCAGATTATTTTCATCAACAGGCTAAAAAAATGGGTTTGCAATCCTATGGGGAACATATTAGCCTTAAAAATATGTTAGAAAAAATTGATGCAGAAGTTAAAGAAAATCTAGCTAACAAAGCTTTTAAAAACAAAGATGAATTAATAATTCATTTGATTGCTGCCTTAAATCATATCTATTTTTATAAGAAGAATTTTACGCTTTATGTAGAAATTATTAAAATTCTTTTGCGTATTTTAGCGACTTATCCTGAAAAGTCTATTGCTTCATTGGCTAAAAGTCAGCTTTTGGAATTTGATAAATCTAATCCTAAGATTATGCAGATTTGGAAAGAAAAATGGAATGAGTTGCTTAAAAAAGGTCCAGAATTCCAAAAGAGTAAAAGCACCCTAGAAATCATAAGTGATTTTGAAATTGACAATCTAGCTTTTCAAGAGTGGCAAGGGGAAGTCAAAGAATTTTTAAAATTTCCAAAAAATCTCAAAGAAGAGGATTTTTTGAGAAAATTAGAAAAAATTTTAAAGCAAGAACTTGGTTTTCAAAAGAAAATGCAACAAGAGGAGACTGAAATTATTCCAAAAGAAAGAATGAGATACCAAGAAGCGAGTTCTTTGCCTATAGATTCAATGACGACTTTAGTTAGTAAAGAGGGAATGCAGAAAGTTTTAGATTTTGCAGAAGAGGCATTTTGTAAGCAAGGCAAGAATTATGCGTTAGTTGCTTTTGGGGTTGTTGGGTATAATAAGATTGTTGCGGATTTTGGCAATGAAGCTGGAAAAAAGATTTTATCCATTTTAGGAAGACTTTTGAAGGAATATAGCGGTCCAAGTGATTGGATTTCATATTATGGAGAAGAAGAGTTTTTAGCTTGTTTGCTAGATAGACAAAAAAGCGAAGCTATTGAGTTTATTAAAAATTTAGATTCGGTGGTTGAAAAGAGTATTTTTGTGTATCAACAAATGCATTTTAAAATTAAGCTTAGCGCACAAGTTTTACATCGAGCTAACCAAGTAAGTTTGGAAGATATGTTAAAAAATATTTTAATAGATTTCCAAGAAGCGAAAGACACACAAGGTGTAATTAGCAATGAATGA
- a CDS encoding DUF6394 family protein, whose product MDWGKVIYVFFVLMSLTSTIGFLWEQNIVMLFIAGGVNIISTILKVGVRNYMSAELMAASLVADLHLIPAFIYMQVLDNINVAVALALGALVANIVSIVFVAIESVRNYNDFN is encoded by the coding sequence ATGGACTGGGGAAAAGTGATTTATGTCTTTTTTGTATTAATGAGTTTGACTTCTACGATTGGATTTTTGTGGGAGCAAAATATTGTAATGCTTTTTATTGCTGGGGGCGTGAATATTATTTCTACTATTTTAAAAGTTGGAGTTAGGAATTATATGTCTGCTGAGCTTATGGCAGCCTCTCTTGTAGCTGATTTGCATTTGATTCCAGCTTTTATTTATATGCAAGTGCTTGATAATATTAATGTTGCTGTAGCATTGGCTCTTGGTGCGTTGGTGGCTAATATTGTTTCAATTGTGTTTGTGGCTATTGAGAGTGTAAGAAATTACAATGATTTTAATTAA
- the leuS gene encoding leucine--tRNA ligase produces MEYYAKGIEKKWQDFWENSGEYEPKEDKSLPKKYILSMFPYPSGNIHMGHVRNYCISDAIARNLRKQGYNVLHPIGWDAFGMPAENAAIKNKTHPKQWTYSNIEHMKKQLYSLGFSFSKTRELATCDLEYSKWEQLLFIEMWEKGLIYRKKGYLNWCPNDQTVLANEQVIEGKCWRCDTQVIQKEMYQYYIKITDYAEELLQDLESLEGKWPNQVLTMQRNWIGKSQGLSFCFQLEQECQGIKEFEVFTTRPDTIFGVSYCALAPEHSLVKKMLEGNGLSQEAKEEIIKMQNTSARERSQQEKCGVPLGIFAIHPLSGEKIPLWVANFVLMDYGSGAVMSVPAHDERDFDFAQKYHLPIKQVIVDKKDPNAPLPYCESGELINSKEYNGMESNEAKKAIIKHFEDQNLGKAVVNFKLRDWGVSRQRYWGTPIPLIHCEKCGILPESKENLPVALPEDVVIDGEGNPLDKHSTWKHCVCPKCGQKALRETDTLDTFVESSWYFLRYTTPQQLRDKMPISPEDEKYWMSVDEYVGGIEHAILHLLYSRFFTKVLRDLGYTHISEPFSHLLTQGMVTKEGAKMSKSKGNVVDPQEIINTYGADTARLFILFAAPPVRELEWNDSALEGSFRFIKRLCAKIENVDSIQMLPKIDTSKLSKAEKYARKKVYEALKKSNETFVHENGYAFNTLIAACMEAINALSEQENREIWSEGYFILLNILEPIIPHICWELSQQYFGLKNFQVIAVDNEALKEDSVTLAITINGKRRDELEVDLETSKEEILALAREKVSKWLEGKTLTKEIVVPNKLVNFVVQ; encoded by the coding sequence ATGGAATATTATGCAAAAGGGATTGAAAAAAAATGGCAAGATTTTTGGGAAAATAGCGGTGAATATGAACCAAAAGAAGATAAAAGTCTGCCTAAAAAATATATTTTAAGTATGTTTCCTTATCCAAGTGGAAATATCCATATGGGGCATGTAAGGAATTATTGTATTAGCGATGCGATTGCTAGGAATCTAAGAAAACAAGGCTATAATGTGTTGCATCCTATTGGTTGGGATGCCTTTGGAATGCCTGCTGAAAATGCTGCAATCAAAAACAAAACTCACCCAAAACAATGGACTTATAGCAATATTGAACATATGAAAAAGCAACTTTATTCTCTAGGCTTTTCATTTTCTAAGACTCGTGAGCTTGCGACTTGCGATTTAGAGTATTCTAAATGGGAACAATTGCTTTTTATAGAAATGTGGGAAAAGGGATTGATTTATCGTAAAAAGGGCTATTTGAATTGGTGCCCTAATGATCAAACGGTTTTGGCTAATGAGCAAGTGATTGAGGGTAAATGTTGGCGTTGTGATACGCAAGTTATCCAAAAGGAAATGTATCAATATTATATTAAAATCACCGATTATGCAGAAGAATTATTGCAAGATTTAGAGAGTTTAGAGGGTAAATGGCCTAATCAAGTGCTAACGATGCAACGCAATTGGATTGGAAAATCTCAAGGTTTGAGCTTTTGTTTTCAATTAGAGCAAGAATGCCAAGGTATTAAAGAATTTGAAGTTTTTACAACGCGTCCTGATACAATCTTTGGTGTAAGTTATTGTGCTTTAGCGCCTGAACATAGCTTGGTTAAAAAAATGCTTGAGGGCAATGGATTGAGCCAAGAGGCTAAAGAAGAGATTATTAAAATGCAAAATACTTCTGCAAGAGAGAGATCGCAACAAGAAAAATGTGGTGTGCCTTTGGGGATTTTTGCTATTCATCCTTTAAGTGGAGAGAAGATTCCATTGTGGGTGGCTAATTTTGTTTTAATGGATTATGGGAGCGGTGCGGTTATGAGTGTTCCTGCACACGATGAAAGAGATTTTGATTTTGCACAAAAGTATCATTTGCCTATTAAGCAAGTGATTGTGGATAAAAAAGATCCTAATGCACCTTTGCCTTATTGTGAGAGTGGAGAATTGATAAATTCTAAAGAATATAATGGAATGGAAAGCAATGAAGCCAAAAAGGCGATTATTAAACACTTTGAAGATCAGAATCTCGGTAAAGCTGTAGTGAATTTTAAATTGCGTGATTGGGGAGTTTCTAGGCAAAGATATTGGGGAACGCCTATTCCGCTTATTCATTGTGAAAAATGTGGAATTTTACCAGAGAGTAAGGAAAATCTTCCCGTGGCATTGCCTGAAGATGTTGTGATTGATGGAGAAGGAAATCCTCTTGATAAGCATTCTACTTGGAAACATTGTGTTTGCCCTAAATGTGGTCAAAAGGCTTTGAGAGAAACAGATACTTTAGATACTTTTGTAGAATCAAGTTGGTATTTTTTACGCTATACCACTCCACAACAATTACGCGATAAAATGCCTATAAGCCCAGAAGATGAAAAATATTGGATGAGTGTGGATGAGTATGTTGGGGGTATTGAACATGCGATTTTGCATTTGCTGTATTCACGATTTTTTACTAAAGTTTTGAGAGATTTGGGATATACGCATATTAGTGAGCCTTTTTCGCATTTGCTAACGCAAGGAATGGTAACCAAAGAGGGTGCTAAAATGAGTAAATCTAAAGGCAATGTAGTGGATCCTCAAGAGATTATCAACACTTATGGAGCGGATACTGCTAGACTTTTTATTCTTTTTGCAGCACCTCCTGTAAGGGAGCTAGAATGGAATGATTCTGCTTTAGAGGGTTCTTTTAGGTTTATTAAACGCTTGTGTGCAAAAATAGAAAATGTTGATTCAATACAAATGCTTCCAAAAATTGATACTAGCAAGCTTTCAAAGGCTGAAAAATATGCGCGTAAAAAGGTTTATGAGGCTTTGAAAAAATCAAATGAAACTTTTGTGCATGAAAATGGCTATGCATTTAATACTTTGATTGCTGCTTGTATGGAAGCCATTAATGCTTTAAGTGAGCAAGAAAATAGGGAAATTTGGAGTGAGGGTTATTTTATTTTGTTGAATATTTTAGAACCAATTATTCCACATATTTGTTGGGAATTAAGTCAGCAGTATTTTGGCTTGAAAAATTTTCAAGTTATTGCGGTGGATAATGAAGCTCTAAAAGAAGATTCGGTAACTTTAGCGATTACTATTAATGGAAAGCGTCGTGATGAGCTTGAAGTGGATTTGGAGACTTCTAAAGAAGAGATTTTGGCACTTGCTAGAGAGAAAGTTTCTAAATGGCTTGAGGGCAAAACACTTACAAAAGAGATTGTTGTGCCTAATAAGTTAGTAAATTTTGTTGTGCAGTAG
- a CDS encoding M23 family metallopeptidase, which yields MKNRFVVTITDITGSKQYNIHQYVKQIILYVILFVVAIFFFSAISIQLLLQEVKQIENKRDLMQQEFLKINEKNEQLQALIEEKTEELVKVSDKIEDLEGIVGLGEQTDQKDLSLIERVDLASITGAQKAFVMQLIPNGAPLKGEYRITAAWGTRLHPILRRSHSHTGIDFGMPIGTPIYAPADGVADFTGTGYNGGYGIMVKLEHSFGFKTFYAHLSKIVVKRGDFVRRGQLIAYSGNSGRSTGPHLHYEIRYLGRDLDPKPFIEWTMRDYTQIFEKEKNIKWQSLLTMINKLSEIRETPVLLRKAQE from the coding sequence ATGAAGAATCGCTTTGTAGTAACGATTACTGATATTACTGGTTCTAAGCAGTATAATATTCATCAATATGTCAAGCAAATTATTTTGTATGTTATTTTGTTTGTAGTAGCTATTTTCTTTTTTAGTGCTATTTCTATTCAATTGCTTTTGCAAGAAGTTAAGCAGATTGAAAATAAACGCGATTTAATGCAGCAGGAATTTTTAAAAATTAATGAAAAAAATGAACAATTACAAGCTTTAATTGAAGAAAAAACCGAGGAATTAGTTAAAGTTTCTGATAAAATTGAGGATTTAGAGGGTATTGTTGGGCTAGGGGAACAAACTGATCAAAAAGATTTAAGTTTGATAGAAAGAGTGGATTTGGCTAGTATTACGGGCGCACAAAAGGCATTTGTAATGCAACTTATTCCAAATGGAGCTCCCCTTAAAGGAGAATATCGTATTACGGCTGCTTGGGGGACAAGATTGCACCCAATTCTTAGGCGTTCTCACTCTCATACAGGTATTGATTTTGGAATGCCTATTGGGACTCCCATTTATGCTCCTGCTGATGGTGTAGCAGATTTCACAGGAACAGGTTATAATGGTGGCTATGGAATTATGGTAAAATTAGAACATTCTTTTGGTTTTAAGACTTTTTATGCACATTTGAGTAAGATTGTTGTAAAAAGGGGCGATTTTGTAAGGCGAGGGCAGTTGATTGCTTATTCAGGTAATTCTGGAAGAAGCACTGGACCGCATTTGCATTATGAGATTCGTTATTTGGGGAGAGATTTAGATCCAAAACCATTTATAGAATGGACTATGCGTGATTATACGCAAATTTTTGAAAAGGAGAAAAATATAAAATGGCAATCTTTGCTAACAATGATAAACAAGTTATCGGAAATTCGGGAAACACCAGTATTATTGCGCAAGGCACAAGAATAA
- a CDS encoding bactofilin family protein, whose product MAIFANNDKQVIGNSGNTSIIAQGTRIKGDIISECNLHIDGELEGSIITKNNIVIGKSGNVNGTINAEHLVVSGKLMGNCECSIVEILPQGRIDGEIKAKELIIEKTGEFVGHSITHKNNEIKSAFEKNKPHNDISKKVENVVDTK is encoded by the coding sequence ATGGCAATCTTTGCTAACAATGATAAACAAGTTATCGGAAATTCGGGAAACACCAGTATTATTGCGCAAGGCACAAGAATAAAGGGAGACATTATTAGCGAATGCAATTTGCATATTGATGGCGAGTTAGAAGGTAGCATTATTACGAAAAATAATATTGTGATTGGAAAAAGCGGAAATGTTAATGGCACTATTAATGCTGAGCATTTAGTGGTTAGTGGTAAATTAATGGGAAATTGTGAGTGCAGCATTGTAGAGATTCTACCTCAAGGTAGAATTGATGGAGAAATCAAAGCTAAAGAACTCATTATTGAAAAAACAGGTGAATTTGTTGGGCATAGCATTACGCACAAAAACAATGAAATTAAAAGTGCTTTTGAGAAAAATAAACCGCACAATGATATTTCCAAAAAAGTTGAGAATGTAGTTGATACAAAGTAG
- the secF gene encoding protein translocase subunit SecF, translated as MDFFKHNKIYDFVKMSNYGIVLSLILFIGSLILFVKPGFTLGVDFAGGTIIQIQYSKEAPLADIRQKLESVEDFKGAQVSEFGSPQEILIRLATATSSVNQDIGEEVTNLLKDTGDFQIRRVDIVGPKVGDELREKGILALTLAIISIMAYVAYRYEWRFALASILALIHDVVIAAGAVVLFDVDLSLEVIAALLTLIGYSINDTIIIFDRIRETIGMRASNNLKEVVNEALSATLSRTMLTSLTVFFVVLTLYLFGGEIIKGFSLPMLIGSIVGSYSSIFVASKLVMILGFDLEKYHKKLVDQERKALEKKKMREMYERGRV; from the coding sequence ATGGATTTTTTTAAACATAACAAAATTTATGACTTTGTTAAAATGTCTAATTATGGGATTGTGCTTTCTTTGATTTTGTTTATTGGTTCTTTGATTTTGTTTGTTAAACCTGGTTTTACTTTGGGTGTAGATTTTGCAGGTGGGACAATTATTCAAATTCAATATTCAAAGGAAGCACCTTTAGCAGACATACGCCAAAAATTAGAAAGCGTTGAAGATTTTAAAGGCGCACAGGTAAGTGAGTTTGGAAGCCCTCAAGAGATCTTAATTCGACTTGCTACAGCTACTTCTAGTGTTAATCAAGATATTGGCGAAGAAGTTACAAATCTTTTAAAAGATACTGGTGATTTTCAGATTAGGCGTGTAGATATTGTAGGTCCAAAAGTTGGAGATGAATTAAGAGAAAAAGGGATTTTAGCCTTAACTTTGGCAATCATTTCAATTATGGCTTATGTTGCATATCGCTATGAATGGCGTTTTGCTTTGGCTAGTATTTTGGCTTTAATTCACGATGTTGTGATTGCTGCTGGTGCGGTGGTTTTATTTGATGTGGATTTGAGTTTGGAAGTGATTGCGGCTCTTTTGACACTGATTGGTTATTCTATCAATGATACTATTATTATTTTTGATCGTATTCGCGAAACTATTGGAATGAGAGCAAGTAATAACTTAAAAGAAGTGGTTAATGAAGCACTTTCTGCCACACTTTCTAGGACAATGCTTACCTCTCTTACGGTGTTTTTTGTTGTTTTGACACTTTATTTATTTGGTGGAGAGATTATTAAAGGCTTTAGTTTGCCAATGTTAATTGGTTCGATTGTTGGGAGTTATAGCTCTATTTTTGTAGCAAGTAAGCTTGTGATGATTTTAGGCTTTGATTTGGAAAAATATCATAAAAAATTAGTGGATCAAGAACGCAAAGCATTAGAGAAAAAGAAAATGCGTGAAATGTATGAAAGAGGAAGAGTTTAG
- a CDS encoding Mur ligase family protein — MNELEKFLEKKGAEYAPFDPKRAPKILKTLNIPFLKPKVIHIIGTNGKGSTGRFLALMLYQQGFNVGHFTSPHLFGLEERFWNNGKNIALEKLEQAFLEFDTTLLKEASYFEILTFLALKVFRECDYLVLEAGLGGEFDSTTTCVKRDLTLFSAIDIDHQEFLGESLEEIAKTKLNAMAKRAILGIQVHSSVVDIAQKIAQKKQTELLVLDSKSLLPSIKAYCKKHHYARFQEENLALAYSGFKALGFDMNLGELKELDLQGRAQQIAPNIWLDVLHNPNGARAILENFSKEKYILVYNSYLDKNPKEILKILKPIIKRVEIIEISSSRRIPKEQLEDILRGLDLEFIDFCSIQKDEKYLVCGSFCVVAEFLKRRQLWQ, encoded by the coding sequence ATGAATGAGTTAGAAAAATTTTTAGAAAAAAAAGGTGCGGAGTATGCGCCTTTTGATCCTAAGCGTGCTCCTAAGATTCTAAAAACTCTTAATATTCCTTTTTTAAAACCTAAAGTGATTCACATTATTGGCACAAATGGCAAGGGTAGCACGGGGAGATTTTTGGCTTTAATGCTCTATCAACAGGGGTTTAATGTGGGGCATTTTACTTCTCCGCATTTATTTGGTCTTGAAGAACGCTTTTGGAATAATGGAAAAAATATTGCATTAGAAAAACTAGAACAAGCATTTTTGGAATTTGATACTACACTTTTAAAGGAAGCTAGTTATTTTGAGATTTTGACTTTTTTAGCACTTAAGGTTTTTAGAGAATGTGATTATTTGGTGTTAGAAGCAGGGCTTGGTGGTGAGTTTGATTCGACAACAACTTGCGTTAAAAGAGATTTAACACTCTTTAGTGCTATTGATATAGATCATCAAGAATTTTTAGGAGAGAGTTTAGAGGAAATTGCAAAAACCAAGCTTAATGCAATGGCAAAAAGAGCGATTTTAGGTATTCAAGTTCATTCTAGTGTAGTTGATATTGCACAAAAAATTGCACAAAAAAAGCAAACAGAATTGTTGGTTTTGGATTCTAAAAGTCTTTTACCCTCCATTAAAGCTTATTGCAAAAAGCATCATTATGCACGATTCCAAGAAGAAAATTTAGCTTTAGCATACTCTGGATTTAAAGCCTTAGGGTTTGATATGAATCTTGGAGAGCTTAAAGAATTAGATTTACAAGGTAGGGCACAACAGATTGCACCTAATATTTGGCTTGATGTTTTGCATAATCCAAATGGAGCGAGAGCGATTCTAGAAAATTTTAGCAAAGAAAAATATATTTTAGTTTATAATTCCTACCTCGATAAGAATCCAAAAGAAATTTTAAAGATTTTAAAGCCCATTATTAAGCGTGTTGAGATTATTGAAATTTCAAGTTCGCGTAGGATTCCAAAAGAGCAGTTAGAAGATATTTTAAGAGGATTGGATTTGGAATTTATAGATTTTTGCAGTATTCAAAAAGATGAAAAATACCTTGTGTGTGGATCTTTTTGTGTAGTGGCAGAGTTTTTAAAGAGAAGACAGCTATGGCAATGA
- the lptE gene encoding LPS assembly lipoprotein LptE, protein MKKLFLFLVICVCLVGCGYQPIAHQANKALGGKVFVEVKISLRDPQNSVELKDAISRSIFERLHSRVVDKQEADSVVEVELQNVLFHSLAENKTGFATFYRCEVNVRFKYTNRYTQSTRIFTKKGYYNFSLGESSNITDSVRIEAINEAVIQALDGFISQVGIETF, encoded by the coding sequence ATGAAAAAGCTTTTTTTGTTTTTGGTGATTTGTGTTTGTTTGGTGGGATGTGGCTATCAGCCTATTGCTCATCAAGCAAATAAGGCACTTGGCGGTAAAGTGTTTGTAGAAGTAAAAATTAGCTTAAGAGATCCACAAAATAGTGTGGAGCTAAAAGATGCAATTTCTCGTAGTATTTTTGAGCGTCTTCATAGTAGAGTGGTGGATAAACAAGAAGCAGATTCGGTGGTGGAAGTGGAATTGCAAAATGTATTGTTCCATAGTCTAGCAGAGAATAAAACAGGATTTGCAACTTTTTATCGCTGTGAAGTGAATGTGCGATTTAAATACACTAATCGCTATACGCAAAGCACAAGAATTTTCACCAAAAAAGGCTATTATAATTTCTCGCTTGGAGAATCTTCTAATATAACTGATTCTGTGCGTATAGAAGCAATTAATGAGGCGGTGATTCAAGCACTTGATGGTTTTATTTCACAAGTTGGGATTGAGACTTTTTAA
- the secD gene encoding protein translocase subunit SecD — protein sequence MKKSFNTKLFSFIIAALFGIALSIPSLFQTQGPKITLGLDLQGGLNLLLGVKTEEAVKTRYASLASGINFYALEEQILLDGLRVDLESVVFELLDSNEKTKIDNYLKEIQGLNVLEDNLKYTLTFTEAEIISIENYAIEQAIGNIRNRLDQFGLSEPSVTKQGTDSILVQLPGIKTQEDEQRALELISKGGHLQMMAVDESRNARVHTMTELEAESYGDVILPFVNNPNQKILLKAIPILDGAMLTDARAAYDQNGQPIINFTLNAQGGKIFGDFSGKNVGNRMAVVLDGKVYSAPVIRERIGGGSGQISGGFSVQEASDIAIALRSGALPAPITLLEKRSVGPSLGADSIKASMIALISGAVLVIIFMVFYYGIAGIIANIAMVVNILLVIAVMALFGATLTLPGMAGIILTVGMAVDANVIINERIREGFRAGENFIKAMENGYANASRAIFDSNLTSLIAAVLLYMFGTGAIKGFAITMSIGIIASVITAIVGTHGIFRLLQDRIIKSGNYSLWFGYKKRGA from the coding sequence ATGAAAAAAAGTTTTAATACAAAGCTATTTTCTTTTATTATAGCGGCGTTATTTGGGATTGCCTTATCAATACCTTCTTTGTTTCAAACACAAGGTCCTAAAATCACCTTAGGGCTTGATTTGCAAGGAGGATTAAATCTGCTTTTGGGCGTTAAGACAGAAGAAGCGGTTAAAACGCGTTATGCTTCTTTGGCTTCAGGCATAAATTTTTATGCTTTAGAAGAACAGATTTTATTGGACGGCTTAAGGGTGGATTTGGAAAGTGTGGTGTTTGAATTACTTGATTCTAATGAAAAAACAAAAATTGATAATTATCTTAAAGAGATTCAAGGCTTAAATGTCCTAGAAGATAATTTAAAATACACTCTTACATTCACGGAGGCAGAAATTATTAGTATTGAAAACTATGCTATTGAACAAGCGATTGGAAATATTCGTAATCGTTTGGATCAATTTGGGTTATCTGAACCTAGTGTAACTAAGCAAGGAACCGATTCAATTCTTGTGCAATTACCTGGAATCAAAACTCAAGAAGATGAACAAAGGGCTTTGGAGCTGATCTCCAAGGGTGGGCATTTGCAGATGATGGCAGTAGATGAATCAAGAAATGCACGAGTGCATACTATGACAGAGCTAGAAGCAGAATCTTATGGTGATGTCATATTGCCCTTTGTAAATAATCCTAATCAAAAAATCTTGCTTAAGGCTATTCCGATTTTAGATGGTGCGATGCTAACAGATGCAAGAGCGGCTTATGATCAAAATGGACAACCTATTATTAATTTTACCTTGAATGCACAAGGGGGAAAAATCTTTGGAGATTTTTCTGGAAAAAATGTTGGGAATCGTATGGCAGTAGTGCTAGATGGCAAAGTTTATTCTGCACCGGTGATTCGTGAGAGAATTGGAGGAGGTAGCGGACAAATTAGCGGTGGCTTTAGTGTGCAAGAAGCAAGTGATATTGCTATTGCATTGCGTAGTGGAGCTTTGCCTGCACCTATTACTTTGCTAGAAAAACGCAGTGTTGGTCCAAGCTTAGGGGCTGATAGTATTAAGGCTTCAATGATTGCATTAATTAGCGGGGCAGTGCTAGTTATTATATTTATGGTCTTTTATTATGGCATTGCTGGGATTATTGCGAATATTGCAATGGTGGTTAATATTTTATTAGTCATTGCGGTGATGGCACTTTTTGGCGCGACATTGACTTTACCTGGAATGGCTGGAATTATCTTAACCGTGGGTATGGCAGTGGATGCAAATGTGATTATTAATGAGCGGATTAGAGAGGGCTTTAGGGCAGGAGAAAATTTCATCAAAGCAATGGAAAATGGTTATGCCAATGCTTCAAGAGCGATTTTTGATTCAAATTTAACTTCTTTGATTGCTGCTGTGTTGCTTTATATGTTTGGGACAGGTGCGATTAAAGGCTTTGCAATTACAATGAGTATTGGGATTATTGCTTCAGTGATTACAGCAATTGTTGGGACTCACGGAATCTTTAGATTATTGCAAGATAGAATTATTAAATCAGGCAATTATTCTCTTTGGTTTGGCTATAAGAAAAGAGGTGCTTAA